In Embleya scabrispora, the DNA window GGTTGCCCCGGTGACCCCGGGTCAGGTTGTCGAGCACGACCACCTTCGCCGCGCCCTCGTCGAGCAGGCGGTCCACGATGGTGGATCCGATGGTCCCGGCCCCGCCGGTGACCAGGCAGTGCGATCCGGCGATCTCGACACTCGTCACGACTGTTCCCCCACGGCGACGGCGACGCCGCCCAGTTCCAGGCTGCGCGAGGCGGCCTCCAGCAGTTCCAGTACCCGCAGCCCCGCCCGACCGTCGGTGAGCGCGGGTCGCGCCGCGCCGATCGCCTCGGCGAACTCGGCCATCACCGCGCGCAGCGCCTCGCGTTCGGGCAGCGCCGGCAACACCACGTCGCCCATCCGGTAGGAGATCAGCTTCTCCCGGCGGGCGTCGTGGTCGAGCGCGGTGTCCTCGATCCGGTCGACCCCCTTGTCGTGCACCTGGAGCCGGGCCGCCGGGTTGGTGTCGTCCCACACCAGCGTGCGCCGCGAGCCGCCGATGATGGTGGTGCGGACCTTGGTCGGCGAGAGCCAGTTGACATGCACGTGCGCGATGGCGCCGTTGCTCAGCCGCAGCACCAGGTAGGCCAGACAGGCCCGTCCGGTGCCCAGCGGGTCCGCGCCGTGCGCGGACACCGACACCGGACGCACCCCCGGCGGCAGGATGAAGTCCAGGATGGACAGGTCGTGCGGCGCGAGGTCCCACAACACGTCCACGTCGGGCTGCACCAGACCGAGGTTGATCCGGACCGAGTCGAAGAAGCGGATGTCGCCCACCTCGCCGCCGTGAATCAGCTCTCGGATGTGCCGGACCACGGGCATGTAGCAGAACGTGTGGTCGCACATCAGGGTCAGCCCGCTGCGCTCGGCCAGTTCGACCAGCTTGACCGCCTCGGCGTACGCGGCCGTGATCGGCTTCTCGACCAGGACGTGTTTGCCCGCCTCCAGGGCCGCGGCGACCAGTTCGAAGTGCGTCGCGGCCGGCGTCGCGATGGCGACGGCCGCCACGGCCGGGTCCGCGAGCACGTCCCGATACGACGTACTCACCCGCACCGTGCTGTAGTCGCCCAGGACCGCTGTGGCCCGCGCCTCGTCGAGGTCACACAGCCACTCCACCCGCAGCGCCGGCGTGGCCTGCGCGTTGCGGATCAGATTGGGCCCCCAGTAGCCGGCCCCTATGACGGCCAGCCCGATGGGCCGACCGGATCCGGAACCAGACCCGGAATTCGACATGACGGAACGTCAACTCCCCTGCACCCCCCGGCCGCACGGGCCCAGCCGCCGCACGGCACCCCCACCCGAACGAAGCTAGCGCCCGATCCGGCCCGGCGCGGGTCAACCGGGAAATCCGCGGGGGTCGGACCGGCCTGCGAAGATCCTTGGCGGAGTCCCGGTTGCACGTGACGCCGAGGCGTTTGGCACGCTGTTGCACGCACAGTCACCGATCCGGGGCGCCGGCACGATCCCAGCATCGACACAAGCGGCCACCCGGCAAGCAGCACTGAACGAGAAGGGAACGCCACGTGGCCGCGGGTACCCCGACGACGACACTGGCGAAGGAACGCACGGCGGAAGTGGATCCGACGATCGAACCGGCCCCCGAGACCCCCGATCGGGGCACACCGCGGGGGACGCGCGAGAGCATCCTCCCGGCCGTGGCGGCCGCGCTGATCATCGGCAAGCGGATCAGCACCCGGGCGGGCGCCAAGGGCGACACCGTGCCGAACCCGCATCCGCTGGTGCGGGACTTCCTGCTGGCGCTGCCGCGCGAATCGCGCGAGCGCTGGCGGGGCCGCTGCCCCGAGGTCGAGCTGGTCTCCGAGCACCTCTTCGAGGCAGAGGCGGCGCGCAGCAAGCGGGCGGCCCGGCGGCCGTTCACCGTGCAGGAGGCACGCCGCTCGCTCAAGGGGGCCAAGCTGACGCTGCGCCGGATCCGCGAGGACGGCGACCCGCAGCACGACACCTACCAGCCGCCGTGCCGATCCTGCGCACCGATGCTCGACCACTTCGGCGTCACACCGACGGAAAGCGGCTGACGTGTCCCGGTTCTCCTCCGACGTGGTGCACGAACTCAAGCGGGCCGGCTGGACGGTGGGCCGGCGCCGGCTGACCCAGGCCGAGACGTGGGCCCGGCAGATCAGCGACCACGAGTCGCCCGACGGACACCGGCACAGCGTGTTCCCGGCGGCACTGGTGGCCTGGGCCGAGTTCGGCACCCTGCACTTCGCGATCGGCGGCGCGGGCAGGGACGTGCTGCGCCGACCGTTCACCATCGATCCCACCCGGGGGCTGCACCTGCCCCGCACGCTGACCGACGTGGGCCGCGCGCTCGGCACCCCGCTGGCGCCACTCGGCGACGAGGACGGCGGCAGCACCTACCTGGCCATCGACCCGGGCGGTCGGGTGTTCGGCGTGGACCACACCGGCGAGTGGTTCATCGGCTCGTCGATGGACGCCGCGATCAGCACGCTGGTCCTGGGCCACGCCCCGGTGCGCATCCGCGACGACGGGCGCTGGTGACCGCGGCCGGCGGTCGTCCGCATGCGAAAGGGCGGTGCCCCTCGGGGCACCGCCCTTCGTCGTCGTGGCTCGCTCAGGTGTTGAACCGGTTCTGCGCCCGCTCCAGCCCTTCGCGGACCAGCGCCTCGCACGCGTCGGCCGCCCGGTCCACCTCGAACCCCAGCTCCTTGCGCTCGGTCGCGGAGAAGTCCTTGAGCACGAACGCCGCGACGTCCATCCGGCCGGGGGGCCGCCCGATGCCGAACCGCACTCGCAGGTAGTCGGGCCCGAGCGACTTGGTGATCGACTTCAGGCCGTTGTGCCCGTTGTCGCCGCCGCCGCGCTTGAGCCGCAGCACGCCGTAGTCGACGTCCAGCTCGTCGTGCACCGCGACGATGTTCGCGACCGGGATCTTGTAGAAGTCGCGCAGCGCGGTCACCGGACCGCCGGACAGGTTCATGAACGACATCGGCTTGGCCAGCACCACCCGGTGCGGCCCGATCCGGGTCTCCACCACCTGGGCGCGCGACTTGTGCGCCTTGAATCTCGACCGATCCCGCTCGGCGAGCAGGTCGACCACCATGAACCCGACGTTGTGGCGATTCCCGGCGTATTCGGGCCCGGGATTGCCGAGGCCCACGACCAGCCAGGGACTGTCGTCCGTGGTGGCGTGGGCCTGCGACTCACTCATGATGCCGTTGTCCCCGCGTTCGTTGCGCGTGTGTCGACTCAGGCCTCTTCGGCCGCGGTCTCCTCGGCGGTCGGCTCGGGCGCCGACGGGGTGAGGATGTGCAGGATGACGGCCTCGGGGTCGCCCGCCAGCGCGGTGCCCTTCGGCAGCTTGATGTCCTTGGCGTGCACCGAGGCGCCCGGCTCCAGGCCGGTCACGTCGATCTCGATGGTGCCGGGGAGGGCGGTGGCGTCGGCCTCGACGGGCAGCGCCGGGACGACG includes these proteins:
- a CDS encoding Gfo/Idh/MocA family protein — protein: MSNSGSGSGSGRPIGLAVIGAGYWGPNLIRNAQATPALRVEWLCDLDEARATAVLGDYSTVRVSTSYRDVLADPAVAAVAIATPAATHFELVAAALEAGKHVLVEKPITAAYAEAVKLVELAERSGLTLMCDHTFCYMPVVRHIRELIHGGEVGDIRFFDSVRINLGLVQPDVDVLWDLAPHDLSILDFILPPGVRPVSVSAHGADPLGTGRACLAYLVLRLSNGAIAHVHVNWLSPTKVRTTIIGGSRRTLVWDDTNPAARLQVHDKGVDRIEDTALDHDARREKLISYRMGDVVLPALPEREALRAVMAEFAEAIGAARPALTDGRAGLRVLELLEAASRSLELGGVAVAVGEQS
- a CDS encoding YwqJ-related putative deaminase; the encoded protein is MAAGTPTTTLAKERTAEVDPTIEPAPETPDRGTPRGTRESILPAVAAALIIGKRISTRAGAKGDTVPNPHPLVRDFLLALPRESRERWRGRCPEVELVSEHLFEAEAARSKRAARRPFTVQEARRSLKGAKLTLRRIREDGDPQHDTYQPPCRSCAPMLDHFGVTPTESG
- a CDS encoding SUKH-3 domain-containing protein → MSRFSSDVVHELKRAGWTVGRRRLTQAETWARQISDHESPDGHRHSVFPAALVAWAEFGTLHFAIGGAGRDVLRRPFTIDPTRGLHLPRTLTDVGRALGTPLAPLGDEDGGSTYLAIDPGGRVFGVDHTGEWFIGSSMDAAISTLVLGHAPVRIRDDGRW
- the pth gene encoding aminoacyl-tRNA hydrolase → MSESQAHATTDDSPWLVVGLGNPGPEYAGNRHNVGFMVVDLLAERDRSRFKAHKSRAQVVETRIGPHRVVLAKPMSFMNLSGGPVTALRDFYKIPVANIVAVHDELDVDYGVLRLKRGGGDNGHNGLKSITKSLGPDYLRVRFGIGRPPGRMDVAAFVLKDFSATERKELGFEVDRAADACEALVREGLERAQNRFNT